The following proteins come from a genomic window of Clostridia bacterium:
- a CDS encoding P-II family nitrogen regulator, which yields MKEVMAVIRMNMINQTKQALLADGFPALNCRKVIGRGRKKVDFSLIQNMITGMQSAPPVVAETITEEHRLIPKRLLSLVVKDDEVKKAVDTIIRVNSKGNPGDGKIFVMPVSETVRIRTGEMGEDAV from the coding sequence ATGAAAGAAGTTATGGCTGTTATTAGAATGAATATGATTAACCAGACTAAGCAAGCCCTTCTGGCAGATGGGTTTCCGGCACTAAACTGTCGTAAGGTGATAGGGCGGGGCCGAAAGAAAGTAGATTTTTCTCTGATTCAGAACATGATAACGGGAATGCAAAGTGCGCCGCCGGTAGTTGCAGAGACTATCACTGAAGAGCACAGATTAATACCTAAAAGGCTTCTTTCGCTTGTAGTAAAGGATGATGAAGTAAAAAAAGCGGTTGATACCATAATCAGAGTGAACAGCAAAGGAAATCCTGGCGATGGGAAGATATTTGTAATGCCGGTTTCTGAAACAGTAAGAATCAGAACAGGTGAAATGGGAGAAGATGCAGTCTGA
- the nifD gene encoding nitrogenase molybdenum-iron protein alpha chain, producing MRGKLGRIIENYPAGVFKNRKEHILVKNSGVEQEQQTITANTRTIPGIITNRGCCYAGCKGVVLGPLRDAVILTHGPIGCGYYTWGTRRNKGRSEDGGMNLLNYCFSTDLQEGDIVFGGEKKLRKAITEAVEIFKPKTVMICSTCPVGLIGDDINAVAAWAQKEYGIKVLAFSCEGYKGVSQSGGHHIANNGLIRHIIGTGDAVAGKFSINVLGEYNIGGDGWELERILKKIGYNIVSMMTGNGTVEQLKNAHMADLNVVQCHRSINYIGEMMKTKYGTDWIKVNFIGVKSTIKSLRDIAKYFDDPALIKRTEEVIEEELADITPQMSTYKSICSGKTAALFVGGSRAHHYHKLLEDLGVETILAGYEFAHRDDYEGREAIPLIKEDADSKNIENLELEPDEKHYRVVLSNERYEKLKDEIPLNYYAGMMKDMKNGSIVVDDLNHYETEEFLRMLKPDIFCSGIKDKYVAHKAGIFSKQLHSYDYSGPYAGFRGAVNFARDIVMGLTTPSWKFVNPPWKMEPLIEGSYIGGNENVG from the coding sequence ATGAGAGGAAAATTGGGAAGAATTATTGAGAATTACCCTGCGGGTGTTTTCAAAAACAGGAAGGAACACATTCTGGTAAAGAACAGTGGGGTGGAACAGGAGCAGCAAACCATAACTGCCAATACAAGGACTATTCCCGGAATCATAACCAACAGAGGCTGCTGCTATGCTGGATGCAAGGGTGTTGTACTTGGACCTCTGAGGGATGCAGTAATTTTGACACACGGTCCTATAGGTTGTGGATATTATACGTGGGGTACAAGAAGGAACAAAGGGAGATCTGAAGACGGCGGAATGAATCTTCTTAACTACTGCTTTTCAACAGATTTACAGGAAGGCGATATAGTTTTCGGGGGCGAAAAAAAGCTTAGAAAGGCTATAACAGAAGCGGTAGAAATTTTCAAACCCAAGACTGTAATGATATGCTCCACATGTCCTGTCGGTCTGATTGGAGATGATATAAATGCGGTTGCTGCATGGGCACAAAAGGAATACGGAATCAAAGTACTGGCATTCAGCTGTGAGGGATACAAAGGTGTAAGCCAGTCAGGAGGACATCATATTGCGAATAATGGGCTTATCAGGCATATTATCGGCACAGGAGATGCTGTGGCAGGTAAATTCTCCATAAATGTCCTGGGGGAATACAATATAGGCGGAGACGGCTGGGAGCTTGAAAGGATTTTAAAGAAAATCGGCTACAATATTGTATCTATGATGACCGGGAATGGTACTGTAGAGCAATTGAAAAATGCTCATATGGCAGATCTTAATGTAGTGCAGTGCCACCGCTCGATCAACTATATCGGCGAAATGATGAAAACAAAATACGGAACAGACTGGATAAAGGTAAATTTTATTGGAGTAAAGAGTACAATCAAGAGCTTGAGGGATATTGCAAAATATTTCGATGACCCTGCTCTGATAAAAAGGACTGAAGAGGTTATAGAGGAAGAACTTGCTGACATAACTCCACAGATGTCAACATACAAGAGTATCTGTAGTGGAAAGACAGCGGCGCTTTTTGTCGGAGGGTCAAGGGCGCATCACTATCACAAGCTGCTTGAAGATCTCGGAGTTGAGACAATACTTGCAGGATATGAATTTGCACACAGGGATGATTACGAGGGCAGAGAAGCTATACCTCTCATAAAGGAAGATGCTGACAGCAAAAACATAGAGAATCTGGAACTGGAGCCCGATGAGAAGCATTATAGAGTAGTTTTATCTAATGAAAGATATGAAAAACTGAAAGATGAAATTCCGTTGAACTATTATGCAGGAATGATGAAAGATATGAAAAATGGAAGTATTGTCGTTGATGATTTAAACCATTATGAGACAGAAGAATTTTTGAGGATGCTGAAACCAGATATCTTCTGTTCGGGAATAAAGGATAAATATGTAGCACACAAAGCCGGGATTTTCTCAAAACAGCTGCATTCCTATGATTACAGCGGCCCATACGCTGGTTTTAGAGGGGCTGTGAACTTTGCAAGGGATATTGTAATGGGACTTACCACACCTTCCTGGAAGTTTGTTAATCCTCCGTGGAAAATGGAACCATTGATTGAAGGAAGTTATATAGGGGGGAATGAAAATGTTGGATAA
- a CDS encoding P-II family nitrogen regulator → MLMIRAIIRPEKVGAVLSELCDAGFPAVTKMDVMGRGKQRGVKVGDVFYDEIPKEMLMMVVKDEDKDDVIKIIMKNAKTGEKGAFGDGKIFVSPVEEAYTISSGVNQL, encoded by the coding sequence ATGTTGATGATAAGAGCAATTATCAGGCCCGAAAAAGTTGGAGCAGTATTGTCAGAATTATGTGATGCGGGTTTTCCAGCTGTGACGAAGATGGATGTTATGGGTCGTGGCAAACAAAGAGGAGTAAAAGTTGGAGATGTATTTTATGATGAGATTCCAAAAGAAATGCTGATGATGGTTGTAAAAGACGAAGATAAGGATGATGTAATAAAAATAATTATGAAAAATGCAAAAACAGGCGAAAAGGGTGCATTCGGTGATGGGAAAATATTTGTCAGTCCTGTGGAGGAAGCTTATACGATAAGCTCCGGTGTAAACCAACTTTAG
- the nifK gene encoding nitrogenase molybdenum-iron protein subunit beta, translating to MLDNTPKDYVKREALVINPAKTCQPVGAMYAALGIHRCLPHSHGSQGCCAYHRKFLTRNFRDPVMASTSSFTEGASVFGGGANLKTAIKNIFSIYDPDVVAIHTTCLSETIGDDIPTFIMQSQVPEGKIVIHANTPSYVGSHITGFSNMVKAMVKYLSVKSGSSNGKINIIPGFVNPGDMREMKRIIKTMGIEFIMLPDTSGVLDAPMTGKYEMYPSGGTKPQEIIDAGNSTATLAFGYFAASDGAYELEKKCKVPARVLKTPIGIKATDDFLMALSKLTGKQIPQELEEERGQVVDVMVDCHYHYHGKTCAIFGDPDVVTALTEFAINLGMIPKYVLTGTPGEAFERSVGDMLKEAGIEGKVKSGGDLFTLHQWIKEEAVDLLLGTTYGKYISRAEDIPFVRVGFPILDRSVHSYMPIVGYKGAMRLIEMISNTLLDRQDRDCADEDMELIM from the coding sequence ATGTTGGATAATACACCGAAAGATTATGTGAAAAGAGAAGCATTGGTAATAAATCCTGCTAAAACATGCCAACCTGTAGGTGCCATGTACGCAGCTCTGGGGATACACAGATGCCTGCCTCACAGCCATGGCTCACAGGGGTGCTGTGCATATCACAGAAAGTTTTTGACCAGGAATTTCAGGGATCCTGTAATGGCTTCAACAAGCTCTTTTACAGAAGGTGCATCTGTCTTTGGAGGGGGTGCAAACCTGAAAACAGCTATAAAAAATATATTCTCAATCTATGATCCGGATGTTGTTGCTATTCATACAACATGTCTTTCCGAAACGATAGGAGACGATATTCCGACATTCATAATGCAGTCACAGGTGCCGGAAGGGAAGATAGTTATTCATGCCAATACGCCCAGCTATGTCGGCTCACATATAACCGGATTTTCAAATATGGTTAAGGCTATGGTGAAATACCTTTCTGTGAAAAGCGGAAGCAGCAATGGGAAAATCAACATAATACCCGGCTTTGTAAATCCGGGAGACATGCGGGAAATGAAGAGGATCATAAAAACTATGGGAATTGAATTTATCATGCTGCCGGATACCAGCGGAGTGCTTGACGCGCCGATGACAGGAAAGTATGAAATGTATCCTTCGGGAGGCACAAAGCCGCAGGAAATCATTGATGCAGGAAATTCAACAGCTACTTTGGCCTTTGGATATTTTGCAGCTTCAGACGGTGCATATGAGCTTGAAAAAAAATGCAAGGTTCCTGCAAGGGTATTAAAAACTCCGATTGGCATCAAAGCGACAGATGACTTCCTGATGGCTCTTTCCAAGCTAACTGGAAAGCAGATTCCTCAAGAGCTTGAGGAGGAACGGGGCCAGGTTGTGGATGTTATGGTTGATTGTCACTACCATTATCATGGTAAAACTTGTGCAATCTTTGGAGACCCTGATGTGGTGACAGCTCTTACTGAATTTGCCATAAATCTTGGAATGATACCGAAATATGTACTTACAGGAACACCGGGAGAGGCTTTTGAAAGAAGCGTAGGAGATATGCTGAAGGAAGCCGGGATAGAAGGAAAGGTGAAGAGTGGGGGAGATTTATTCACACTTCACCAGTGGATAAAGGAAGAAGCTGTTGATCTGCTTTTAGGTACCACTTATGGCAAGTATATATCACGGGCAGAGGATATACCCTTTGTAAGGGTTGGATTTCCCATCCTTGACAGGAGTGTTCATTCCTATATGCCTATAGTAGGCTACAAGGGTGCCATGAGGTTGATAGAGATGATAAGTAATACACTGCTTGACAGGCAAGACAGAGATTGTGCAGATGAGGATATGGAGCTTATTATGTAG
- the nifH gene encoding nitrogenase iron protein codes for MRQVAIYGKGGIGKSTTTQNLTAGLGEMGKNIMIVGCDPKADSTRLVLGGLAQKSVLDTLREEGEEVELENIMKNGVFGIRCVESGGPEPGVGCAGRGIITSINMLEQLGAYTDDLDYVFYDVLGDVVCGGFAMPIREGKAQEIYIVASGEMMALYAANNICKGVQKYANTGGTRLGGIICNSRKVDGERELLEAFAKELGSQLIYFVPRDNMVQRAEINKKTVIDYDPQAAQADAYRGLARAIDSNDMFVVPKPMPQDRLEAILMEHGILDI; via the coding sequence ATGAGACAGGTAGCTATTTATGGAAAAGGTGGCATTGGAAAGTCCACAACAACTCAAAACCTGACAGCAGGTTTAGGCGAAATGGGAAAAAACATTATGATAGTCGGGTGTGACCCAAAAGCTGATTCAACAAGGCTTGTTCTTGGAGGTCTGGCTCAAAAGAGTGTATTGGATACTCTCAGGGAAGAAGGTGAAGAAGTTGAACTTGAAAACATAATGAAAAATGGAGTTTTTGGAATCAGATGCGTTGAATCCGGTGGGCCAGAACCTGGAGTAGGTTGTGCAGGAAGAGGAATAATTACCTCGATCAACATGCTGGAGCAGCTGGGAGCCTACACCGATGATCTGGATTATGTATTCTATGATGTACTCGGAGACGTTGTCTGCGGCGGGTTTGCAATGCCTATCAGAGAAGGAAAGGCACAGGAGATTTATATTGTTGCAAGTGGCGAGATGATGGCGTTGTATGCTGCCAACAACATTTGCAAGGGTGTTCAAAAGTATGCGAATACCGGGGGCACCCGCCTTGGCGGTATAATTTGCAACAGCAGAAAGGTTGACGGAGAGAGGGAGTTGTTGGAGGCTTTCGCTAAAGAGCTTGGGAGTCAGCTTATATATTTTGTGCCTAGAGACAATATGGTTCAAAGAGCAGAGATTAACAAAAAAACTGTAATAGACTATGACCCTCAGGCTGCTCAGGCAGACGCATATAGAGGCCTCGCCAGGGCGATTGACAGCAATGACATGTTTGTAGTACCAAAGCCGATGCCGCAAGACAGATTGGAAGCGATTTTGATGGAGCACGGCATATTGGATATTTAG